The genome window CATGGTGAAGACATCATGCGGTTCCGAGACTATTGGACCTTTGTTGACATGCTTAAGGTAATCGGAAGGTATGAGGAAGCACTCCAACTTTTACAAAATCTTGAAAGGACTGAACACGATAATCCGTTTATTCGGAGCGTCTTTAGGGAAATTGCCATGATTTATGAAGAACAAGGCAACGCTGAACAGGCAAAAGTGTATTTTCTCAAGGCTGACACAAAATTAGGAATGATTGGAAAGTTGGCACCTGACTTCTCAGCAACAGACATTGATGGCAATCTGATTTCCCTTAAAGACTATCGCGGCAAAGTCGTATTACTCGATTTTTGGTCAACCACATGCGGACCGTGTATCGCAGAAATGCCAAATGTAAAAAAAGTTTACGACGCATATAAGGGTGTGGGATTCGATGTAATAGGGGTTAGTCTTGATGATGATGAAGCGAAGTTACACGAATTTCTAAAAATGTGTGACCTTCCTTGGCGACAAATTTTTACCGGAGAAGGATGGGAAACCCCAATTAGGAAACAGTACAACGTGCGCGGTATTCCATCACCATGGCTCATTGATGGAGAGGGGAAAATAATATCTTATCAAGCCAGAGGAGCAGCGTTAAAAAAACTGGTTGATGAAGCAGTGAAAGAGAAATATAGTGGAATGTAAAACGACGTTTTTCTAAAGTGGTGTTTGTTCAAAAACGGTGTCCGCTCCAACCTCAATCCGAACTGGTGCTAAATAGGAGCTGATTGCTTCCGTATCCACTTTCACACCGAGTCCAGGCAGCTCCTTCACTTGAACCATTCCATCCGATTCAACCTGAAACGGTTCCGTTACCAAACACTGCGACAATTCTGAGCCCGCCGCTGGATATTCTAATAGATTGAAATCGGGGTTTGTTGCGAAGACGTGAATTGCAGCGGCAAGGCTTAGATGGCTCTTAAACGTGTGGTTGACGTACTGAACACCGTGCTGTTCCGCCAGGTGACGCACCTGAAAGGAAGGCATAATCCCGCCGATACGTCCCGCGTCAATCTGTACGAATTGGATACCGCCGTGTACGATGATATCCTCTGCCATTCGGTAGGTATTGGATCCTTCACCCGCTGCGATTGGGACAGTCGGATTCTGACACGTGAGTGCCTTGTATGCATCAATCGCATCAGGCGAGAGCGGTTCCTCCAACCACGTCGGGGAAAACTGTGCAAACGCCTCAGCACGCTGGTAAGCCGTTTCGTGATCCGTGCCCCAGACGACCCCAGCATCAATCATAATTTGAGCATCTGTACCCATGCCTTCGCGCGCCGCCCGCACGAGTGCGAGGTCGTTTGCCTCGCCGAACTTGCCCATCGGTCCCCATCCGAACTTTGCAGCGCGATACCCCTGTTCGCGCAATCCTACCGCAATCTGATACGTTGCTTCCGGTGTATCGCCGAAAAGGACAGATGCATACGGCAGTTTAGGATGTGCTGTCTCAGACGTGTTTGACAACTCAGCGAGAAGACGATAAACCGGTTTTTCAAACTTCTGTCCGATGAGGTCCCACAGGGCAATTTCGGTACCACTATAGGCGTGCTCTATCTGTTGAATGTCCAATCCATTCCGCAGCACCTTTTCACTGAGTCGAAGTACATCGTTAGGGCTATCGAGTGTCTCACCGATGAGAGAGGCACGAATATTAATAATATTGCCGTGCGACATCGGGCAGCAATAAACGGCGAGACTTACTAATGGCGAGGCATCACATTCGCCCCATCCTTCAAGCCCTGTATCCGTGCGAACCCGAACCAAAAGCGTGTCTTGTGTCCCATCTGCTGCTGTTGTGATGTTGGGCATTCGTAGATAGAACGGATCAACTGCGGTGATCTTCATTGGCTTCGGGTGTGTCCTCTTCCGATTGCGTGTTATCTTCTCTTGAAACAATTGGAGAGATTGTAGCGTCTATTTGTTGAACTCGCTGAACTGATAGCGCACGCGCCGCTGAGATAAGAAACCATCCAAACAAACCAACTCCTGCACCGATACACATCGCTATTGCGGCACCTCTTGGCGTTGCAATCCGATCCAGCGTTTCTTGATGCAGTTCGCATGAGAGGTTCTTGATATGGTTGACAGCAACGATCCGTTTCTCACCATCTTGGATGTACTCAATAGTCGGTGCTGTGTCGCCTTCTATTTTAATATCGGTGCTTCCTGATGGCGTGTTAATCTCAATTATGTTGTCCCCTTGATCGCCTATCCAACGCGCTTTTAGCCCCTTTATGCCGTCTTCGTCGCGGATCGGTTCGACGCGTGTACGGTAGAGGGCACTTCCCAAAAGATTTATGGCGATGTCTTTAGATTTTGCTAAGGCGTTTCCCAACTTTTCTGAATTCACGTTTTTCTCCAATCGTTTTGATATCCGCGTCTTATGCAAGGGAGACGCGGATATCCGTTTCGGTTCCTTGCCCTAATCCGATTAAGCAATTATAACGAAAATTCTTTCGGATGTCAAGACCCGCTTCAATCATTAGAATTGCTTAAACACTATAGAGGCGAGATATTTTGCTTGGGCATCTCTGCAAGCGGATTTGGTCTTTAATAAATAAACCAAATCCATTCCTTGTGTTACATTCCTCGCCAGCGAAGATGGAACGTTTACATATCCATTAAAATGTCTGCTTGTTTTCATAATTCATCGTAAATGTTTTCATCGCTGCGCAAAAAACTATTGACGAATCAAACATTTTGTGCAAAAATATAGAGAGAGTTATACCTGAAAGCAGATGTCAATTCAATTTAATACATCACAGACAGAGGTTAGCCTCTTGCAAGTCGCCCTCTGCAAGTATCCTGCGTCATCACAAATCCATCTTGTATAACAAACAGCGTGCGAAGAGGAGTTCTCACATGCAGAACGACCCAGTTTTATCAAAAGATCAAACATCTTACGAACGGCAAATTCCGATTTTTCCATTACAGACAGTCTTGTTCCCTGGCGGATTTTTACCGCTGCACATCTTTGAACCGCGTTACCGGACGATGATTAAATTCTGCTTAGAACATGAGTCTGAATTCGGAGTCGTGCTCATCAAGGAAGGAGAAGAAGCAGGTGAAACCGCTGTCCCGTGTGATGTCGGCACAGC of Candidatus Poribacteria bacterium contains these proteins:
- a CDS encoding mandelate racemase/muconate lactonizing enzyme family protein; this translates as MKITAVDPFYLRMPNITTAADGTQDTLLVRVRTDTGLEGWGECDASPLVSLAVYCCPMSHGNIINIRASLIGETLDSPNDVLRLSEKVLRNGLDIQQIEHAYSGTEIALWDLIGQKFEKPVYRLLAELSNTSETAHPKLPYASVLFGDTPEATYQIAVGLREQGYRAAKFGWGPMGKFGEANDLALVRAAREGMGTDAQIMIDAGVVWGTDHETAYQRAEAFAQFSPTWLEEPLSPDAIDAYKALTCQNPTVPIAAGEGSNTYRMAEDIIVHGGIQFVQIDAGRIGGIMPSFQVRHLAEQHGVQYVNHTFKSHLSLAAAIHVFATNPDFNLLEYPAAGSELSQCLVTEPFQVESDGMVQVKELPGLGVKVDTEAISSYLAPVRIEVGADTVFEQTPL